One genomic segment of Panicum virgatum strain AP13 chromosome 2N, P.virgatum_v5, whole genome shotgun sequence includes these proteins:
- the LOC120661712 gene encoding cytochrome c6, chloroplastic-like: MYGLPSAARHPLPSHSACSASSSVPRARAASAYCCASLKQARPSAVAAAMAGRAAAPLLAAALLAAAPPGQPSAPSPAFAQPISEGAALFRKACIGCHDMGGNILQPGATLFLKDLERNGVTTEEELYNITYYGKGRMPGFGEKCTPRGQCTFGPRLSEDDIKLLASFVKSQAENGWPKIEGDGE; the protein is encoded by the exons ATGTACGGGCTTCCTTCGGCCGCGCGGCACCCGCTACCGTCTCACTCCGCCTGCTCGGCTTCTTCCTCCGTTCCTCGGGcgagggcggcgtcggcgtaCTGCTGCGCCAGTCTGAAGCAGGCGCGCCCTTCCGCCGTCgctgcggccatggcggggcgcgcggccgcgccgctctTGGCTGCGGCACTCCTCGCAGCTGCGCCCCCTGGTCAACCTTCTGCCCCCTCTCCAG CATTTGCACAACCAATTTCGGAAGGCGCAGCGTTGTTCCGGAAGGCCTGCATTGGCTGCCATGACATGGGAGGAAACATACTACAGCCC GGAGCCACTCTTTTCCTGAAGGATCTCGAGAG AAATGGAGTCACCACAGAGGAGGAATTGTATAACATCACATACTACGGGAAGGGGAGGATGCCG GGCTTTGGAGAGAAATGCACCCCAAGAGGACAGTGCACCTTCGGTCCCCGGCTGTCTGAAGATGACATCAAGCTCCTAGCTTCGTTTGTCAAGTCACAAGCCGAAAACGGGTGGCCAAAGATCGAAGGTGATGGAGAATGA